The Syngnathus typhle isolate RoL2023-S1 ecotype Sweden linkage group LG11, RoL_Styp_1.0, whole genome shotgun sequence genome contains a region encoding:
- the mlnl gene encoding motilin-like → MRSNELVHLYIFPAQSGLSMRGAVAVCVVLACLVALLVERTQGHITFFSPKEMMLMKEREGRKDMEPRSEDGQFEEVAVQQLPQVEHGGNPDKTVDITVRLSPKQLDHVAPVLEELIHEM, encoded by the exons ATGAGATCCAATGAGCTTGTTCATCTTTACATTTTCCCAGCACAGAGCGGATTGAGCATGCGTGGAGCTGTTGCTGTCTGCGTGGTACTGGCGTGCCTTGTGGCGTTGCTGGTTGAGAGGACACAAGGACACATCACCTTCTTCAGTCCCAAGGAGATGATGCTGATGAAA GAGCGCGAGGGGAGAAAAGACATGGAGCCTCGGTCGGAGGACGGCCAGTTTGAGGAAGTTGCCGTCCAACAGCTTCCCCAAGTAGAGCATGGTGGAAATCCA GACAAAACAGTGGACATCACCGTGCGTCTTTCACCCAAACAGCTGGACCATGTCGCTCCTGTGCTCGAGGAGCTCATCCATGAAATGTAG